The following are encoded together in the Aerococcus mictus genome:
- the rny gene encoding ribonuclease Y, whose product MDGLTIAFVIVTLIVGLLVGLVIGYKRRQNVEEEERNEAQNTAKGILAQANKDAEAKRKEILLDAKEKAQDYRNQVESELSDRRQEITQKEQRLFQREENLDRRENVLTNKENDQLSKEQSIQDRLKNVSQKEEEAQAMVQERQDEIERISMMTTEDAKALILKETEANLSNEIALRIRNAEENYKEQAHKLATSIILQAIETSAADTVADTSVTRIDLPNDDMKGRIIGKDGRNIKTIEALTGIDLIIDDTPETVVLSGFDPIRREIARIALENLIKDGRIHPAKIEEAVERARKSMDTKIRDTGEETTFDLGIHDMHPDLVKLVGRLNYRTSYGQNVLNHSVEVAKLAGIIASELGEDEQLAKRSGLLHDIGKAVDHEVEGTHVEIGTELARKYNENDIVINAIAAHHGDIESASAIAIIVQVADALSAARPGARSESLENYIQRLRSLEALANEFSGVKKTYAIQAGREIRVIVNPEKVDDLSVVKMSHDISKRIEDELDYPGQIKVTVIRESRSVDYAR is encoded by the coding sequence ATGGATGGTTTAACTATTGCCTTCGTTATCGTTACTTTAATTGTTGGCCTTTTAGTCGGATTAGTAATTGGTTACAAAAGACGTCAAAATGTTGAAGAAGAAGAACGTAATGAGGCGCAAAATACTGCAAAAGGAATTTTAGCTCAAGCAAATAAAGATGCTGAAGCTAAAAGAAAAGAAATTCTTTTAGATGCAAAAGAGAAAGCTCAGGATTATCGCAATCAAGTAGAAAGCGAATTAAGTGACCGTCGTCAAGAAATCACTCAAAAAGAGCAAAGGCTCTTCCAAAGAGAAGAAAATCTTGACCGGCGTGAAAATGTTCTTACCAATAAGGAAAATGATCAGCTTTCTAAAGAGCAATCGATTCAAGATCGCTTAAAAAATGTTTCTCAAAAAGAAGAAGAAGCCCAAGCAATGGTTCAGGAACGCCAAGATGAAATCGAGCGGATTTCTATGATGACAACTGAAGATGCCAAGGCTTTGATTTTGAAAGAGACAGAAGCAAACTTATCTAATGAAATTGCTTTACGAATTCGAAATGCAGAAGAAAACTATAAAGAGCAAGCACATAAGCTCGCTACTTCAATTATCTTACAAGCAATCGAAACATCTGCTGCCGATACAGTCGCCGATACTTCGGTAACCCGTATCGATTTGCCAAACGATGATATGAAAGGTCGTATCATCGGTAAAGATGGACGGAACATTAAAACCATTGAAGCCTTGACTGGGATTGATTTAATTATCGATGACACCCCAGAAACGGTGGTACTTAGTGGTTTTGACCCGATTCGTCGGGAAATTGCTCGTATTGCTTTAGAAAATCTAATTAAGGATGGACGTATTCATCCAGCAAAAATTGAAGAAGCGGTTGAACGTGCTAGAAAATCAATGGATACAAAAATTCGTGATACTGGGGAAGAGACAACCTTTGACCTAGGTATTCATGATATGCATCCAGACTTAGTCAAGTTAGTCGGACGTTTAAACTATCGCACCAGCTATGGGCAAAATGTCTTAAACCATAGTGTCGAAGTAGCTAAACTGGCTGGTATTATTGCTAGTGAACTTGGCGAAGATGAACAACTGGCTAAACGAAGTGGATTATTACATGATATCGGCAAAGCCGTGGACCACGAGGTGGAAGGTACCCACGTTGAAATTGGTACTGAACTCGCGCGTAAATATAATGAAAATGATATCGTTATTAATGCCATTGCGGCCCACCATGGAGATATCGAATCTGCTTCTGCGATTGCCATTATTGTTCAAGTCGCTGATGCCTTGTCAGCTGCTCGTCCCGGTGCTCGAAGTGAATCATTAGAGAATTATATTCAACGTTTAAGAAGTTTAGAAGCCCTAGCTAATGAATTTAGTGGTGTGAAGAAGACATACGCTATTCAAGCAGGTCGCGAAATTCGTGTGATTGTTAACCCCGAAAAGGTGGATGACTTAAGTGTCGTTAAGATGTCACATGATATTTCTAAACGTATTGAAGACGAACTGGATTACCCAGGCCAAATTAAGGTGACGGTAATACGTGAATCCCGTTCTGTGGATTATGCAAGATAA
- a CDS encoding G5 domain-containing protein — MQNKEKTLSFRKLNIGLAAVAVAAFLAANPQEVHAQENGTTNVSLTTTYASAIPTNDFANDSYEIQDPQQAEKALEIIRNTRNTYYDDETVPFEGIPLKNYVTQKGLTKEQYVNDIRYDRMNEKDAYIRAEETAIHGKIDHKGPDGVSKPQYQNSDATLENLSWGRPNVEVDMKAWTSSELPALKGANGKFTANNGHLYQILNPNNISFGYGRFSKFAPGVDSSKYKNAIDPIGTLTISRQVGDTDYPAGKITETIPTPEDQKTEPIPFEVERIEDSTLEKGKTIVKQEGEDGLRDSKGVVIRQPKNKIILVGTKEAEKPNPTNPEPTKPNPDPTLDEKPTTPVTPDPQPEPTPDPEPEPVQPKPEEKPTPKPQPEPTNPNPTKPELDPVPVPVPNPKPAPTAKPEIQPTKPLDKPTLTVPSTPLVTPTSQASTAVAPTLATPTAVAPTSDSDKSVTAEEGSQVSTLVTASWTHDPVTENQNKDTKTDKVLALAPKEEQSSSAKATSAPATHSVLPKTGVVAASFTGFGLALVAAGATVLKRRK, encoded by the coding sequence ATGCAGAATAAAGAAAAGACACTTTCATTTCGTAAATTAAACATTGGCCTTGCCGCTGTTGCTGTCGCCGCTTTCTTAGCAGCCAATCCTCAAGAGGTCCATGCCCAAGAAAATGGAACTACTAATGTATCTTTGACGACAACATATGCTTCAGCCATTCCAACCAATGATTTTGCAAATGATAGCTATGAAATCCAAGATCCACAGCAAGCTGAAAAAGCTTTGGAAATAATTCGCAATACCCGTAATACTTATTATGATGATGAAACTGTGCCTTTTGAAGGAATTCCACTTAAAAACTATGTGACCCAAAAAGGCTTGACCAAGGAGCAGTATGTCAATGACATCCGCTATGACCGCATGAATGAAAAGGATGCCTACATCCGGGCGGAAGAAACAGCTATCCATGGAAAAATTGACCATAAGGGACCCGATGGGGTAAGTAAACCACAATATCAAAATAGTGATGCCACACTGGAAAACTTGAGCTGGGGTCGCCCCAATGTCGAAGTTGATATGAAGGCTTGGACGAGTAGTGAATTACCTGCCTTGAAAGGAGCCAATGGGAAATTTACTGCTAATAACGGCCACCTTTATCAGATTTTAAATCCTAATAATATTTCCTTTGGTTACGGAAGATTTTCAAAATTTGCCCCTGGCGTAGATTCTTCTAAGTATAAAAATGCCATAGATCCTATTGGCACCTTGACCATATCTCGTCAAGTTGGTGATACTGATTATCCAGCTGGGAAGATTACTGAAACGATACCGACACCAGAAGATCAAAAAACTGAGCCTATTCCCTTTGAAGTGGAAAGAATTGAAGATTCAACACTTGAAAAGGGTAAAACCATCGTTAAACAAGAAGGTGAGGATGGTTTAAGAGATTCGAAGGGTGTTGTTATCCGTCAACCGAAAAATAAAATTATTTTAGTCGGTACAAAGGAAGCTGAAAAACCAAATCCTACAAATCCGGAACCAACCAAGCCAAACCCAGATCCAACATTGGATGAAAAACCAACGACACCAGTTACACCGGACCCGCAACCAGAACCAACGCCGGATCCAGAACCAGAACCGGTTCAACCAAAACCGGAAGAAAAGCCAACCCCAAAACCACAACCAGAACCAACGAATCCAAATCCAACAAAACCAGAACTAGATCCAGTTCCAGTACCAGTACCGAATCCTAAACCTGCTCCGACAGCAAAACCGGAAATTCAACCAACAAAACCGTTAGATAAACCAACTCTAACCGTACCAAGCACTCCGCTTGTTACTCCAACTAGCCAAGCTAGCACTGCTGTAGCACCTACACTAGCAACTCCTACAGCTGTTGCTCCAACTAGCGATAGTGATAAGTCAGTGACTGCAGAAGAAGGTTCACAAGTTTCAACTTTAGTGACTGCTTCTTGGACACATGATCCAGTGACTGAAAATCAAAATAAAGATACCAAGACAGATAAAGTCCTAGCCTTAGCACCTAAGGAAGAACAATCTTCGTCTGCTAAAGCGACCTCTGCACCGGCTACTCATTCTGTTTTACCGAAAACTGGTGTAGTTGCTGCCTCCTTCACAGGCTTTGGCCTTGCCTTAGTTGCAGCTGGAGCAACTGTCTTGAAACGTCGCAAATAA
- a CDS encoding tyrosine-type recombinase/integrase, which produces MTIYNYSTQEGEKFWGVSSYLGINPQTGQQVNCYKQGFKTKSQAVKYLNQEKILFDSGVYKFKNKDYTFQELYDTWIDRYKLTVKNSTLKKTKGLFKNHILPFFHDVKIKNITPDDIEVIVDKWYRQFKDYRKVYVYLKKILDWAVFKKRWLKENPCQYAELPAVKYITDNNIVYYTKEELKTVLEALEKYAPYKWYVFFRILAYTGLRRGEALALTWEDIIFHNSQLVINKNLTEGTDGLYVSNPKTLSSVRTISIDSETIKVLRRWKLKQAQEFLQLGIRVRNHNQLIFTQTEKNEVINLTTPRNFFHKFCKKYKLKFLKIHGFRHTHCSLLFEAGVPMNDVKERLGHSDIKTTMNIYAHVTPDSRKKSADKFANFMNN; this is translated from the coding sequence ATGACAATATATAATTATAGCACGCAAGAAGGAGAAAAATTTTGGGGAGTATCAAGTTATTTAGGTATTAATCCGCAAACTGGTCAACAAGTGAACTGCTACAAGCAAGGTTTCAAAACTAAATCACAAGCTGTGAAGTATCTAAATCAAGAAAAAATTCTTTTTGATTCTGGAGTATATAAGTTTAAGAATAAAGATTATACTTTTCAAGAACTATATGATACTTGGATTGACCGGTATAAACTAACAGTTAAAAATAGTACTCTTAAAAAGACTAAAGGACTTTTTAAAAATCATATCTTACCATTTTTCCATGATGTGAAAATTAAAAACATAACCCCTGATGATATTGAAGTAATTGTTGATAAATGGTATAGGCAATTTAAAGATTATCGAAAAGTCTATGTGTATCTAAAAAAGATTCTTGATTGGGCAGTGTTTAAGAAACGATGGCTGAAAGAGAATCCCTGTCAATATGCCGAGTTACCTGCCGTTAAGTATATTACAGACAATAATATTGTATACTATACTAAAGAGGAACTTAAAACAGTCTTAGAAGCTTTAGAAAAGTATGCTCCATATAAATGGTACGTATTTTTTAGAATTCTTGCTTATACTGGCTTAAGGCGGGGTGAAGCCCTTGCGCTAACTTGGGAAGACATTATCTTCCATAATAGCCAGCTAGTGATTAATAAGAATCTTACAGAAGGCACTGACGGCCTCTATGTTTCAAATCCTAAGACACTTTCAAGCGTACGAACAATCTCTATTGATTCAGAAACTATAAAAGTCCTCAGACGCTGGAAACTTAAGCAAGCACAAGAGTTTTTACAACTTGGTATTCGAGTTCGCAATCATAATCAATTAATTTTTACCCAAACTGAAAAAAATGAGGTTATAAATTTAACTACACCTCGTAACTTTTTTCATAAGTTTTGTAAAAAATATAAACTAAAATTTTTAAAAATTCATGGTTTTAGACATACACATTGCTCACTTCTTTTTGAAGCTGGAGTTCCAATGAATGATGTTAAAGAAAGACTAGGCCATTCTGATATAAAAACTACCATGAATATTTATGCCCATGTAACACCTGATAGTCGAAAAAAATCTGCTGATAAATTTGCTAACTTCATGAACAATTAA
- a CDS encoding LexA family protein translates to MRVTTGSRLKELMSERGLRQVDILNMSKPYQKELNISLNKSHLSQYVNDKSSPDQNKLYLLAKTLNVNEAWLMGFTNVPKERQKEKKIDEGNKKIIAIYDQLTPIQQQKVLHYAKQQLDEKNLITKEENETYTLRKRSSAAGSAIYVDDDEYNYEVVSNSVVPKGADELVEITGDSMKPLIQKGDEVYIRHQPTVENGEVAIVRIYDEGVTCKRVYYDNGRITLKSENPKFNDMHFNTNQVTILGKVIL, encoded by the coding sequence ATGAGAGTTACAACGGGATCAAGATTAAAAGAATTGATGAGTGAAAGGGGTCTTAGGCAAGTTGACATATTAAACATGTCGAAACCCTACCAAAAAGAACTCAATATCTCATTAAATAAAAGTCACCTCTCGCAGTATGTTAATGATAAAAGTAGTCCTGATCAGAATAAACTTTATCTATTAGCAAAAACGTTAAATGTCAACGAAGCCTGGCTAATGGGTTTTACAAACGTCCCTAAAGAACGTCAAAAGGAAAAGAAAATTGATGAGGGAAATAAAAAAATTATAGCAATATATGACCAACTTACACCGATACAGCAACAAAAGGTTTTACATTATGCTAAGCAGCAGTTAGATGAAAAAAATTTAATTACTAAGGAAGAAAATGAAACTTATACTTTAAGAAAACGTTCCTCTGCAGCTGGATCAGCTATCTACGTGGATGACGATGAATATAATTATGAAGTGGTCTCTAACTCAGTTGTTCCCAAAGGTGCAGACGAGTTAGTAGAGATAACTGGAGATAGTATGAAGCCACTCATTCAAAAAGGTGATGAAGTATACATTCGACATCAACCCACAGTTGAGAATGGCGAAGTAGCTATTGTGAGAATATATGATGAAGGTGTTACTTGTAAAAGAGTTTATTATGACAATGGAAGAATTACTTTAAAAAGTGAAAATCCTAAATTTAATGATATGCATTTTAATACTAATCAGGTCACTATACTTGGTAAAGTTATTCTATAA
- a CDS encoding DUF739 family protein has product MFNYSKLSGKIVEIFGTQAKFAKAMKMSERSISLKLNNRVSWKDSEIIRACKLLRIPSKDIPVYFFKSKVQNI; this is encoded by the coding sequence ATGTTTAATTATTCAAAATTAAGCGGTAAGATTGTGGAAATTTTCGGCACACAAGCTAAGTTTGCTAAAGCTATGAAGATGTCAGAAAGGTCTATATCATTAAAATTAAATAATAGGGTGAGTTGGAAAGATTCTGAAATTATCAGAGCTTGTAAATTATTAAGAATTCCTTCTAAAGATATACCAGTCTATTTTTTTAAATCTAAAGTTCAAAACATTTGA
- a CDS encoding MerR family transcriptional regulator: MQTKILNEIIYIRKLLQQYQKRYLKKEEVMDEFNIGYKTLEAWEANGLIKIEVPTESSRRFFYDKKDIEEFMNNNKY; encoded by the coding sequence ATGCAGACAAAAATTTTAAACGAAATAATCTATATTAGAAAGTTACTTCAGCAGTATCAAAAAAGATACTTAAAAAAAGAAGAAGTAATGGACGAATTTAATATCGGTTACAAAACTTTAGAAGCGTGGGAGGCAAATGGCCTTATTAAGATTGAGGTTCCTACGGAATCGTCCAGAAGGTTTTTTTATGACAAAAAAGATATAGAAGAATTTATGAATAATAACAAATACTAA
- a CDS encoding helix-turn-helix domain-containing protein, protein MHSPENYIRIPLFVRANQELTDDEKILFGEIEALSNNGYKACYASNAYFAKLYHVSERTISRRIQHLLEEGFITKLESNKRYLRVSHAKQKDFEGHSNIVDYPQYSVIPSSVRFNDSLSAGDRLMFGEIAVLSNNEWETCWVNNQYFTKLFAWSRSTIVRRINKLIEKNHIFRPKDKDSMFNDKRTLSLVDPLLLNEDEVDKDQKNNEVGLFVEKFSEPSMETVEVSDDKQSDNQSKCEFPNQIIDLRNFFINRQSAIVEFVKEENTVNINADDVKSDQEDVQICLGGVSNLSRGCVNRVYHNNINNNIENNIDNISSYKLYINNKLHTRKVEYNKIDDGSKQLLLFYKQNWKTPTRFIINQVISWKEKYGMDLMIYAFNRTLEYGVSSHAAFKYLKTMITNWEKANIDTLEAVRAMDSQRSQYVVTKPRYQEIEPAWFKVGKDPKEEIAEDERLSDETIRRLESRISALFG, encoded by the coding sequence ATGCACTCACCCGAGAATTACATTCGAATTCCACTGTTTGTCAGAGCCAATCAAGAATTAACTGATGATGAAAAAATCTTATTTGGTGAAATTGAAGCTTTATCCAACAATGGATATAAGGCATGTTACGCAAGTAATGCTTATTTTGCAAAGCTTTATCATGTCTCAGAACGTACGATTTCAAGACGTATTCAACATTTACTCGAGGAGGGTTTTATTACTAAATTAGAAAGTAATAAACGCTATTTGAGAGTATCTCATGCAAAACAAAAGGACTTCGAGGGACATTCTAATATTGTAGATTACCCGCAATATTCAGTTATTCCCTCTTCTGTTCGTTTTAACGACTCATTGTCTGCTGGAGATAGATTGATGTTTGGAGAAATTGCTGTACTTTCTAACAACGAATGGGAAACATGCTGGGTTAACAATCAATATTTTACAAAGTTATTTGCTTGGTCACGCTCAACGATTGTTCGCCGTATTAATAAATTAATTGAGAAAAACCATATTTTTCGTCCGAAGGATAAGGATTCTATGTTTAATGACAAGCGTACGTTGTCATTAGTTGATCCTTTATTGTTAAACGAGGATGAGGTTGATAAAGATCAAAAAAATAATGAAGTAGGACTATTTGTTGAGAAATTCTCCGAACCTTCTATGGAAACTGTTGAAGTGTCTGACGACAAACAAAGTGATAACCAGTCTAAATGTGAATTTCCCAATCAAATTATTGATTTAAGAAATTTCTTTATTAACCGTCAATCCGCTATTGTGGAATTTGTTAAAGAAGAAAACACGGTGAATATCAACGCAGACGATGTCAAATCTGACCAGGAAGATGTTCAAATCTGTCTAGGGGGTGTGTCAAATCTGTCTAGGGGATGTGTCAACCGTGTCTACCATAATAATATAAATAATAATATAGAAAATAATATAGATAACATATCATCTTATAAGTTATATATAAATAATAAGCTACACACAAGAAAAGTAGAATACAATAAAATCGATGATGGTAGCAAACAACTCTTGCTATTTTATAAGCAAAACTGGAAGACACCTACAAGATTTATCATTAACCAAGTGATTAGCTGGAAAGAAAAGTATGGAATGGATCTAATGATCTATGCTTTTAACCGTACTCTTGAATACGGTGTGTCTAGTCATGCAGCTTTCAAATATTTAAAAACGATGATCACTAATTGGGAAAAGGCTAATATAGATACTTTAGAAGCTGTTAGAGCAATGGATAGTCAACGAAGTCAATATGTTGTCACTAAACCTCGCTATCAAGAAATTGAACCTGCATGGTTTAAAGTTGGAAAAGATCCTAAAGAAGAAATCGCTGAAGATGAAAGACTATCAGATGAGACTATTAGGCGATTAGAATCGAGAATCTCTGCATTATTTGGCTAG
- a CDS encoding DNA/RNA non-specific endonuclease, whose amino-acid sequence MKKLLRFLLCLVELFAVIYFASDYFQLGKLFSKDSEIEQAIAQVTPSDNYIVLNNNIPKFENEYLISIDPYEDYGNKDLLGRVTEANAVLGNELMPDKVRKDISSVKPSGWKQMKYDLIEGGWLYNRCHLIGYQLTGENDNPNNLMTGTRQFNVDGMLPFENYVANYIECTNNHVRYRIIPYFKGINALASGVIMEGVSIEDNSKGICYNIFIPNHKEGITIDYLTGKSTQE is encoded by the coding sequence ATGAAAAAGCTATTAAGATTCCTTCTTTGTTTAGTGGAGTTATTTGCTGTCATCTATTTTGCTTCTGATTATTTTCAACTAGGAAAACTCTTTAGCAAAGACTCTGAGATTGAACAAGCAATAGCTCAAGTCACTCCTAGCGATAACTATATAGTGTTAAACAATAATATCCCCAAATTTGAAAATGAATATCTTATATCTATTGACCCGTATGAGGACTATGGTAATAAAGATTTACTGGGACGTGTTACTGAAGCTAATGCTGTTTTAGGTAATGAATTGATGCCTGATAAGGTTAGAAAAGATATATCCTCTGTAAAACCAAGTGGTTGGAAACAAATGAAATACGACTTAATTGAAGGGGGTTGGTTATATAATCGGTGTCACTTAATTGGTTACCAATTAACAGGAGAGAATGATAACCCCAATAATTTAATGACTGGCACTAGGCAATTTAATGTCGATGGGATGTTACCGTTTGAAAACTATGTTGCAAATTATATTGAGTGTACAAATAATCACGTTCGTTATCGAATAATACCTTATTTTAAAGGAATCAATGCTCTTGCTAGTGGTGTTATTATGGAAGGGGTTTCTATAGAGGATAATAGTAAAGGGATTTGCTATAATATTTTCATACCTAACCACAAAGAGGGGATTACTATCGATTATCTAACTGGAAAAAGTACACAGGAATAA